The Ictidomys tridecemlineatus isolate mIctTri1 chromosome 6, mIctTri1.hap1, whole genome shotgun sequence genome includes a region encoding these proteins:
- the Ntf3 gene encoding neurotrophin-3, translated as MVTSATILQVNKVMSILFYVIFLAYLRGIQGNNMDQRNLPEDSLNSLIIKLIQADILKNKLSKQMVDVKENYQNVLPKAEAAREPEQGEPARSEFQPMIATDTELLRQQRRYSSPRVLLSDSTPLEPPPLYLMEDYVGNPVVANRTSRRKRYAEHKSHRGEYSVCDSESLWVTDKSSAIDIRGHQVTVLGEIKTGNSPVKQYFYETRCKEARPVKNGCRGIDDKHWNSQCKTSQTYVRALTSENNKLVGWRWIRIDTSCVCALSRKIGRT; from the coding sequence ATCTTACAGGTGAACAAGGTGATGTCCATCTTGTTTTATGTGATATTTCTCGCTTATCTCCGTGGCATCCAAGGTAACAACATGGATCAAAGGAATTTGCCGGAAGACTCACTCAACTCCCTGATTATTAAGCTGATCCAGGcagatattttgaaaaacaagctCTCCAAGCAGATGGTAGATGTTAAAGAAAATTACCAGAACGTCCTGCCGAAAGCAGAGGCAGCCCGAGAGCCAGAGCAGGGAGAACCTGCCAGGTCAGAATTCCAGCCAATGATTGCGACAGACACCGAATTGCTGCGACAACAGAGACGCTACAGTTCCCCCCGAGTCCTGCTAAGCGACAGTACCCCCTTGGAGCCTCCTCCCTTGTATCTCATGGAGGATTACGTGGGCAACCCCGTGGTGGCCAACAGAACGTCACGGCGGAAACGGTATGCAGAGCATAAGAGTCACCGGGGAGAGTACTCTGTGTGTGACAGTGAGAGTCTGTGGGTGACCGACAAGTCGTCGGCCATCGACATTCGGGGACACCAGGTCACGGTGCTGGGGGAGATCAAAACCGGCAACTCTCCCgtcaaacaatatttttatgaaaCGAGATGTAAAGAAGCCAGGCCAGTCAAAAACGGTTGCAGGGGGATCGATGACAAACACTGGAACTCTCAGTGCAAAACGTCCCAAACCTACGTCCGAGCACTGACTTCAGAAAACAACAAACTCGTAGGCTGGCGCTGGATACGAATAGACACTTCCTGTGTGTGTGCCTTGTCGAGAAAAATCGGAAGAACATGA